The window TCTAGGCGCCACAGTACATGTTCTGTGCGGTCCCCACCGATGCCAAAGTTGGCGGCATTGCGCTTGGCGTAGAACTTCTCCCAAGTGGCCTTGCCCTTGCCTTCCCAGCCCTGGGTGATGGAGTCGCCCAGGAAGACCAGCGTGGCGGTTCCTTGCTTGGAAATGGCATTGAAACTTTCATGCCGTTTCACCCAGCCGCCATCACGCGGCACGGGATTGATGGCGTAATTGGGCTCGGCAGCAAAAGCGCCACTGATGAACAGGGCAGAAGCGATGAGAATGTTTTTCATGGTTTGAGGTGGGCAGTGAAAACGATAACTGCCGACCATTGCAATCATTACTTCTTCAGAGCGGCACGAACCATCACCGGATCATCCGTGGTGATGCCATCCACGCCCAGGGCGGCCAAGCGTTTCACATCTGAAGGTTTATTGACCGTCCACACATACAGTTCCAGGCCCGCGTCTTTCACCTGTTTTACCAACGCCTCATTCCACGCCCATTTTAAGCCCAGATCCAGGCCGTCCAGGCCATCAGCTTTGGTATCGGCAATGAGCTGGGTCAGATCCACCGGCTTCTTGTCCTTGGTCTTTTCTGAGGACAGGCGATAGACCTTCATCCAAGGCAGGGCCTTCTTCGATTCCTGCGCCACTTGGCGGTCAAAGGCGATGATGCAAAGCTGCGCTCCACGCAGACGCCAGGTCTTGAGCTGCTTTGCCAGCACCGGCACCACCTCCGGGCCGCATTTGATCTCTAGGAAAAAGCGCTTTTTACCGACTGGCATCGTCTTCAAGCTATCGACGAGGGTGGGGATCTTTTCGCCCTTGTAACCTTTAGCTTTCCAGGAACCTGCATCCAGAGCCTGCAATTCGGCCAAGGTGCTGTCCTTGACAATTTTGGCCACACCCGTGGTACGCTTGGTATCCGCATCATGCAGGATGGCGATCTCACCATCTTTGGTTAGGTAGAGGTCCAGCTCACAGGCATCGCTGTCATGCTCCCAGGCCAGATTGAAAGCCGCCACCGTATTTTCGGGAGCGCGCCCGGAAAATCCGCGATGGGCCACGATCTCGGTCGCAGACAGGTTCACCGAAAGAAGTGACAGCAGAAAGATGGATAAAACACGCATGGTCAGGGATGAAGCAAGACGCCCTTAACATGCCAAATCTTCCGTCGCAATTTTCCGTCACACTTCTCACCGTCATCTGCGCCGCCTGAAAAGCCCTGCTGTAGCCGCTAGCACCATCAGACCCATCCGGCTAGGCTCCGGCACCGCTGCGACACCCGTACTTAGCCCCACATAAGCATAGTGAGCCCCACGCCCCGGGGTGATAGCCGTGGTGGTATTGTCCCCCCAATAAACCCGGCTGGTGCCTGTGTTATCGATCGTACTGCCCGCGTAGTCCGAGGCCCGCAGCACCCCATCAATGAAAAATGAAGCCAATTGAGTCGCGGGATCCCAACTGATGCGATAGTCATGGTAACCTGGATCCAGCGTGTAAGTGGCCCCTGTGGCGTAAAGGCGCACCAGGGTATTACCACTGAGGTCATTGCCGAAATAGAGCCCATAAAGATCGCGCTTCCCCGTCACACCTTCATCAATCAGCAGGGTGCACCAGGCATTGTTGCCCAGAGATGTGGCCACCAGCGGATCTGGAGGAACAAAACGAATGGTAGCATCCAGCGTCCAGCCGATTTGCAAAGCCTCTGAAAGCTGCCCCGTCGTCAATGTCTTATTGTACGTCCCTGCATTGCTGCCGCCCTGCTCATAGACCTTCCACGCATCCACGCCGGATCCCTGATCATCTGTGATCGCCCCGGTCTGAACGGTACCTGAAAAAGTCCAACCTTCCGTGGTCGGGTTCACTGCTCCTACATGGGAAAACAAAAGAGTGGAAGCCTGGGCAGACTTGGCCACGAAAAACGCCACACACAGGAGTAGCCAACTGTAGCGTTTAAGGAATAACAACCAGCAAGGAAAGATCATCCTACCCAATCAGCAGCTACCATACCGCCAGATGACATCCTTCCCGAAGAGATCACTTTTGGCCTGAAACAAGTGATTCCACCACAATTCCAGCCCTGGTCGCATCCACGCTACGAAGCTCTTTTCACTTGCCACATTTCTGCACCCCCACATTGAAGCGAATGCGAAAACGTCTTTTCAGAATCGGTACGGGCATCGGCTTGCTCCTGCTGCTGCTCGGAGTGCTGCTTGGGGCGACGATCATCAGCCACCCTCAAACAGTCACGACTGGGCGTTATGATTGCGCCATTGTTCTGGGTGCAGCCGTGGATGGCACCACCCCTTCCCCGGTGTTTCAATCTCGCATTGACCATGCCGTGACGTTGTTCAAGACAGGCATCGTTTCCCACCTGCTTTTCACCGGCGGCAGCAGCGACGGAGATGAGATCCCTGAATCTGAAGCCGGCAAGCATTCCGCCATGTCGCAAGGGATTCCTGCCTCTGTAATTTTCACAGAAGACCGTTCGAAAACCACCATGCAAAATCTGGCTGAAGCCCAGAAGGTGATGACCCTGCAACGATTCAAGACAGCAGTGATCATCTCCGACCCTTATCACTTGTATAGGGCATCACGAATGGCGGCAGAGATGCAGATCACGGCCATCACATCCGCCACTCCCACCACACGTTACGTCACCCTCAAGACCCAGATCCCGTTCCTTCTCCGGGAGATCTACTTCACGATTCACTATTCCTTGTTTGGGCAGTAAGGCCCACCTCACTTCTTCGCCTTCGTCGCGATGGCCTTGTAATAGCTTTCGATGGCGGCGCGATACTCGGGAGCCGCTTCACTGCGGGTGGCTTCGCTGAGATCGGCGGCCATTTTGCTCGGCAGATGCCCCCAGTCACCATTGACCAAAATGGCATCGGGTCCCAGCACTCCTTCCACCACTTTCATGGACTGGTTTCCACCTTCACTGTCCGAAGGCTGGGCAGGATCGTTTTGGTTAGGCTTGTTTTGATTCTGCGCCTGTTGCTGGCCTGGCTGCTGGGAGCCTGGAGTCTGTCCCTGATTGCGCTGATTAGCCATGGACTGCTGCTGACTTTGCTGGGCATCGGCGAGGCTCTGCTGCGCCTTCTGCTGCTGATTCCCTCCTGGCTGCTGTTGCTGGCCGGATTGAGATTCCTGCGGCTGGCCAGCCTGGCCTTGCTG is drawn from Prosthecobacter algae and contains these coding sequences:
- a CDS encoding glycerophosphodiester phosphodiesterase family protein, with amino-acid sequence MRVLSIFLLSLLSVNLSATEIVAHRGFSGRAPENTVAAFNLAWEHDSDACELDLYLTKDGEIAILHDADTKRTTGVAKIVKDSTLAELQALDAGSWKAKGYKGEKIPTLVDSLKTMPVGKKRFFLEIKCGPEVVPVLAKQLKTWRLRGAQLCIIAFDRQVAQESKKALPWMKVYRLSSEKTKDKKPVDLTQLIADTKADGLDGLDLGLKWAWNEALVKQVKDAGLELYVWTVNKPSDVKRLAALGVDGITTDDPVMVRAALKK
- a CDS encoding YdcF family protein, producing MRKRLFRIGTGIGLLLLLLGVLLGATIISHPQTVTTGRYDCAIVLGAAVDGTTPSPVFQSRIDHAVTLFKTGIVSHLLFTGGSSDGDEIPESEAGKHSAMSQGIPASVIFTEDRSKTTMQNLAEAQKVMTLQRFKTAVIISDPYHLYRASRMAAEMQITAITSATPTTRYVTLKTQIPFLLREIYFTIHYSLFGQ
- a CDS encoding PEP-CTERM sorting domain-containing protein is translated as MIFPCWLLFLKRYSWLLLCVAFFVAKSAQASTLLFSHVGAVNPTTEGWTFSGTVQTGAITDDQGSGVDAWKVYEQGGSNAGTYNKTLTTGQLSEALQIGWTLDATIRFVPPDPLVATSLGNNAWCTLLIDEGVTGKRDLYGLYFGNDLSGNTLVRLYATGATYTLDPGYHDYRISWDPATQLASFFIDGVLRASDYAGSTIDNTGTSRVYWGDNTTTAITPGRGAHYAYVGLSTGVAAVPEPSRMGLMVLAATAGLFRRRR